A window from Pseudomonas alloputida encodes these proteins:
- the pepP gene encoding Xaa-Pro aminopeptidase: MSHIPKAEYARRRKALMAQMVPNSIAILPAAAVAIRNRDVEHVYRQDSDFQYLSGFPEPEAVIALIPGREHGEYVLFCRERNPERELWDGLRAGQEGAVRDFGADDAFPITDIDEILPGLIEGRERVYSAMGSNPEFDRRLMDWINVIRSKARLGAQPPNEFVALDHLLHDMRLYKSAAEVKVMRAAADISARAHVRAMQACRAGLHEYSLEAELDYEFRKGGARMPAYGSIVAAGRNGCILHYQQNDAPLKDGDLVLIDAGCEIDCYASDITRTFPVSGRFSPEQKAIYELVLKAQAAAFAEIAPGKHWNHAHEATVRVITAGLVELGLLEGDVQALIESEAYRAFYMHRAGHWLGMDVHDVGEYKVGGEWRVLEPGMALTVEPGIYIGADNQAVAKKWRGIGVRIEDDVVVTRQGCEILTSGVPRTVAVIEALMQAARKAVA, translated from the coding sequence ATGAGCCACATTCCCAAGGCCGAGTATGCCCGTCGGCGCAAGGCGCTGATGGCGCAGATGGTCCCCAACAGCATCGCCATTCTGCCCGCCGCTGCGGTTGCCATCCGCAACCGCGACGTCGAGCACGTGTACCGCCAGGACAGCGATTTCCAGTACCTCAGCGGCTTCCCGGAGCCCGAGGCGGTGATTGCGTTGATTCCAGGGCGCGAGCATGGCGAGTACGTGCTGTTCTGCCGTGAACGCAACCCTGAGCGCGAGCTGTGGGACGGCCTGCGGGCCGGCCAGGAAGGGGCGGTGCGTGATTTCGGCGCCGACGATGCCTTCCCCATCACGGATATCGACGAGATCCTGCCTGGCCTGATCGAAGGCCGCGAGCGTGTCTACAGCGCCATGGGCAGCAACCCGGAGTTCGACCGCCGGCTGATGGACTGGATCAACGTGATCCGCTCCAAGGCACGCCTGGGCGCCCAGCCACCGAACGAGTTCGTTGCGCTGGATCATCTGCTGCACGATATGCGCCTGTATAAATCGGCGGCGGAAGTGAAGGTGATGCGTGCTGCCGCGGACATTTCTGCGCGGGCCCATGTGCGGGCCATGCAGGCCTGCCGCGCCGGGCTGCACGAGTACAGCCTGGAAGCCGAGCTGGACTACGAATTCCGCAAGGGCGGGGCGAGAATGCCGGCCTATGGCTCGATCGTTGCGGCCGGGCGCAATGGCTGCATCCTGCACTATCAACAGAACGATGCGCCGCTCAAGGATGGCGACCTGGTGCTGATCGACGCTGGCTGCGAAATCGACTGCTATGCCAGCGACATCACCCGCACCTTCCCGGTCAGTGGGCGGTTTTCGCCCGAGCAGAAGGCCATCTACGAGCTGGTGCTAAAGGCACAGGCGGCGGCGTTTGCCGAAATAGCCCCCGGCAAGCACTGGAACCACGCCCATGAGGCGACCGTGCGGGTCATCACCGCGGGCCTGGTGGAGCTGGGCTTGCTCGAAGGTGATGTGCAGGCGCTGATCGAAAGCGAAGCCTATCGCGCCTTCTACATGCACCGCGCCGGGCACTGGCTGGGCATGGATGTGCACGACGTGGGCGAGTACAAGGTGGGCGGCGAGTGGCGGGTACTGGAACCCGGCATGGCGCTGACCGTGGAGCCGGGTATCTACATTGGCGCCGACAATCAGGCCGTGGCCAAAAAGTGGCGCGGCATTGGGGTAAGGATCGAGGACGACGTGGTAGTGACCAGGCAAGGTTGTGAAATCCTGACTTCGGGCGTGCCGCGTACGGTCGCCGTGATCGAGGCGCTGATGCAGGCTGCCCGCAAGGCCGTGGCATGA
- a CDS encoding TIGR02449 family protein, translated as MSRFELLIERVEQLKRQNALLVAQEKSWREERAHLIEKNEIAKRKVESMILRLKALEQDS; from the coding sequence ATGAGCCGATTCGAGTTGCTGATCGAACGCGTCGAGCAACTAAAACGGCAAAATGCACTCCTAGTAGCTCAGGAAAAATCCTGGCGCGAAGAGCGCGCCCACCTCATCGAAAAGAACGAGATCGCCAAGCGCAAAGTCGAGTCGATGATTTTACGCCTCAAGGCTCTGGAGCAAGACTCATGA
- a CDS encoding 5-formyltetrahydrofolate cyclo-ligase, whose protein sequence is MTENVPLTRPQLRRLLRNARRALTPAQQRQATLGLYRQLAQHPLFRRARHIALYLPNDGEIDPRLLMREAQRRGKCIYLPVLHAWPRTRMVFQRFEQGEKLKPNRFRIPEPIIDRKRQRPIWALDLILLPLVGFDEVGGRLGMGGGFYDRSLAYQARRQTWKKPLLLGLAHECQKVERLAQASWDVPLQGTVSDRGWYLAPR, encoded by the coding sequence ATGACCGAAAACGTGCCGCTCACCCGCCCCCAGCTACGTCGCCTGCTTCGCAATGCCCGCCGCGCCCTTACCCCTGCCCAGCAACGCCAGGCCACCCTCGGCCTGTACCGCCAGCTGGCGCAACACCCCTTGTTCCGCCGCGCCCGCCACATTGCCCTGTACCTGCCCAACGACGGTGAAATCGACCCTCGCCTGCTGATGCGCGAAGCCCAGCGTCGCGGCAAGTGCATCTACCTGCCGGTGCTGCATGCCTGGCCGCGCACGCGCATGGTGTTCCAGCGTTTTGAGCAGGGTGAGAAGCTCAAGCCCAACCGCTTCCGTATTCCAGAGCCGATTATCGATCGCAAACGCCAGCGGCCGATCTGGGCGCTGGATCTGATTCTGCTACCGCTGGTCGGGTTTGACGAAGTGGGCGGCCGCCTGGGTATGGGCGGTGGCTTCTATGATCGCAGCCTGGCCTACCAGGCGCGTCGGCAAACCTGGAAAAAACCCTTGCTGCTGGGGCTGGCGCATGAATGCCAGAAGGTCGAGCGGCTGGCGCAGGCCAGTTGGGATGTTCCGCTGCAGGGCACGGTCTCGGACCGTGGCTGGTACCTGGCGCCACGTTGA
- a CDS encoding EVE domain-containing protein produces the protein MAYWLMKSEPDELSIEALARLGEARWDGVRNYQARNFLRAMSVGDEFFFYHSSCPQPGIAGIARITRAAYPDPTALDPESHYHDAKATTDKNPWSAVDVAHVQTFPRVLELGRLKQQAGLVELPLVQKGSRLSVMPVTPEQWAVIVALR, from the coding sequence ATGGCTTACTGGCTGATGAAATCCGAGCCCGACGAGCTCTCCATCGAAGCCCTCGCACGCTTGGGTGAAGCGCGCTGGGACGGCGTGCGCAACTATCAGGCGCGTAATTTTCTGCGGGCCATGAGCGTGGGTGACGAATTCTTCTTCTACCACTCCAGCTGCCCGCAACCCGGCATAGCCGGCATTGCCAGAATCACCCGCGCGGCCTACCCCGACCCGACCGCGCTGGACCCTGAAAGCCATTATCACGATGCCAAGGCCACGACCGACAAGAACCCGTGGAGCGCGGTGGATGTGGCCCACGTACAAACCTTTCCAAGGGTGCTGGAACTGGGGCGGCTGAAACAGCAGGCCGGTCTGGTCGAGTTGCCGCTGGTGCAAAAAGGCAGCCGCCTGTCGGTCATGCCGGTAACGCCCGAGCAATGGGCGGTGATTGTCGCATTGCGCTGA
- a CDS encoding YecA family protein, with protein MPNTQSPYNAFAMLLSSNGHPVTPAELHGLLIGRSCAGAGFDADAWLADAAQLLEIEPGDSVRNALVGLQEMVKGELTSDDMAIVLLLPTDDAALSDRATALGQWCQGFVTGFGLNAGGKDLSDEAKEVLQDLVAISQVQEALEESEDGESDYMEVMEYLRVAPLLLFSELAKPAAPAPKPSLH; from the coding sequence ATGCCCAATACTCAATCGCCCTACAACGCTTTCGCCATGCTGCTCTCGAGCAATGGCCATCCTGTCACCCCGGCCGAACTGCACGGCCTGCTGATTGGCCGCAGCTGCGCCGGCGCCGGCTTCGATGCCGATGCCTGGTTGGCCGATGCCGCCCAACTGCTGGAAATCGAGCCTGGTGACAGTGTCCGCAATGCCTTGGTCGGCTTGCAGGAAATGGTCAAGGGCGAGCTGACCAGCGACGACATGGCGATCGTCCTGCTGCTGCCTACCGATGATGCTGCACTGAGCGACCGCGCCACCGCGCTGGGCCAGTGGTGCCAAGGCTTCGTGACCGGTTTCGGCCTGAACGCTGGCGGGAAGGACTTGTCCGACGAGGCCAAGGAAGTGCTGCAGGACCTGGTGGCCATTTCGCAGGTCCAGGAAGCGCTCGAAGAGTCCGAAGACGGCGAGAGCGACTACATGGAAGTCATGGAATACCTGCGCGTGGCGCCCCTGCTGCTGTTCTCCGAACTGGCCAAGCCGGCCGCACCCGCGCCCAAGCCCTCGCTGCACTGA
- a CDS encoding cell division protein ZapA, with amino-acid sequence MSSSNSVTVQILDKEYSIICPPEERNNLVSAARYLDGKMREIRSSGKVIGADRIAVMAALNITHEMLHRQEDRNDAPVTGTNREQVRDLLDRVDKALSDDTDTKIG; translated from the coding sequence ATGAGTTCAAGCAATAGCGTCACCGTGCAGATCCTCGACAAGGAATACTCGATCATCTGCCCGCCGGAAGAGCGCAACAACCTGGTCAGCGCTGCGCGCTACCTGGACGGCAAGATGCGCGAGATTCGCAGCAGCGGCAAGGTGATCGGTGCCGACCGCATCGCGGTCATGGCGGCGTTGAACATTACCCACGAAATGCTGCACCGCCAGGAAGACCGCAACGATGCGCCGGTCACCGGCACGAACCGCGAACAGGTGCGCGACCTGCTGGATCGGGTGGATAAGGCTTTGTCCGACGACACGGATACCAAAATCGGCTGA